In Nomascus leucogenys isolate Asia chromosome 25, Asia_NLE_v1, whole genome shotgun sequence, a single genomic region encodes these proteins:
- the CSTB gene encoding cystatin-B: MMCGAPSATQPATAETQDIADQVRSQLEEKENKKFPVFKAVSFKSQVVAGTNYFIKVHVGDEDFVHLRVFQPLPQENKPLTLSNYQTNKAKHDELTYF, from the exons ATGATGTGCGGGGCGCCTTCCGCCACGCAGCCGGCCACCGCCGAGACCCAGGACATCGCCGACCAG GTGAGGTCCCAgcttgaagagaaagaaaacaagaagttcCCTGTGTTTAAGGCCGTGTCGTTCAAGAGCCAGGTGGTCGCGGGGACAAACTATTTCATCAAG GTGCACGTCGGCGACGAGGACTTTGTACACCTGCGAGTGTTCCAACCTCTCCCTCAGGAAAACAAGCCCTTGACCTTATCTAACTACCAGACCAACAAAGCCAAGCATGATGAGCTGACCTATTTCTGA